From Lagenorhynchus albirostris chromosome 10, mLagAlb1.1, whole genome shotgun sequence, the proteins below share one genomic window:
- the LOC132527765 gene encoding tubulin beta-2A chain isoform X2: MGTLLISKIREEYPDRIMNTFSVMPSPKVSDTVVEPYNATLSVHQLVENTDETYSIDNEALYDICFRTLKLTTPTYGDLNHLVSATMSGVTTCLRFPGQLNADLRKLAVNMVPFPRLHFFMPGFAPLTSRGSQQYRALTVPELTQQMFDSKNMMAACDPRHGRYLTVAAIFRGRMSMKEVDEQMLNVQNKNSSYFVEWIPNNVKTAVCDIPPRGLKMSATFIGNSTAIQELFKRISEQFTAMFRRKAFLHWYTGEGMDEMEFTEAESNMNDLVSEYQQYQDATADEQGEFEEEEGEDEA; encoded by the coding sequence ATGGGCACCCTCCTCATCAGCAAGATCCGCGAGGAGTACCCCGACCGCATCATGAACACCTTCAGCGTGATGCCCTCGCCCAAGGTGTCGGACACGGTGGTGGAGCCCTACAACGCCACGCTGTCCGTGCACCAGCTGGTGGAGAACACGGACGAGACCTACTCCATTGACAACGAGGCGCTGTACGACATCTGCTTCCGCACCCTGAAGCTGACCACGCCCACCTACGGGGACCTCAACCACCTGGTGTCGGCCACCATGAGCGGGGTCACCACGTGCCTGCGCTTCCCGGGCCAGCTCAACGCCGACCTGCGCAAGCTGGCCGTGAACATGGTGCCCTTCCCGCGCCTGCACTTCTTCATGCCCGGCTTCGCGCCGCTGACCAGCCGGGGCAGCCAGCAGTACCGCGCGCTGACGGTGCCCGAGCTCACGCAGCAGATGTTCGACTCCAAGAACATGATGGCCGCCTGCGACCCGCGCCACGGCCGCTACCTGACCGTGGCCGCCATCTTCCGGGGCCGCATGTCCATGAAGGAGGTGGACGAGCAGATGCTCAACGTGCAGAACAAGAACAGCAGCTACTTCGTCGAGTGGATCCCCAACAACGTGAAGACGGCCGTGTGCGACATCCCGCCCCGCGGGCTCAAGATGTCGGCCACCTTCATCGGCAACAGCACGGCCATCCAGGAGCTGTTCAAGCGCATCTCGGAGCAGTTCACGGCCATGTTCCGCCGCAAGGCCTTCCTGCACTGGTACACGGGCGAGGGCATGGACGAGATGGAGTTCACCGAGGCCGAGAGCAACATGAACGACCTGGTGTCCGAGTACCAGCAGTACCAGGACGCCACGGCCGACGAGCAGGGGGAGTTTGAGGAGGAGGAGGGCGAGGACGAGGCCTGA